Proteins encoded in a region of the Zunongwangia endophytica genome:
- a CDS encoding metal-dependent transcriptional regulator, with protein MTLSEENYLKSIYHLQKKYVRGVSTNALAEEMETKASSVTDMVKKLSEKELVNYKKYQGVKLSEKGEHIAIQVIRKHRLWEYFLVEKLQFNWDEVHDIAEQLEHIKSDELIDKLDKFLEYPKRDPHGDPIPDAKGNFVNLEKKILAEFDQGEQGVCVGVKDSSAAFLQYLDRNKIKLGKTISILEKEQFDGSMLLQINNKELTISKVAANNIYLKPAKVE; from the coding sequence ATGACGCTTTCCGAAGAAAACTATCTAAAATCGATTTATCACTTACAGAAAAAGTATGTTCGTGGTGTAAGTACCAATGCGCTCGCCGAAGAAATGGAAACCAAAGCTTCATCGGTAACCGATATGGTAAAGAAGCTTTCAGAAAAAGAATTGGTAAACTATAAAAAGTATCAGGGCGTAAAGCTTAGCGAGAAAGGGGAGCATATTGCCATTCAGGTGATTCGTAAACATCGCTTGTGGGAATATTTCTTGGTAGAAAAGCTTCAGTTTAACTGGGATGAGGTTCACGATATTGCCGAGCAATTAGAGCATATTAAATCTGATGAGCTTATAGATAAACTCGACAAGTTTTTAGAATATCCTAAACGCGATCCTCACGGTGATCCCATTCCAGATGCTAAAGGTAATTTTGTGAATCTGGAGAAGAAAATTTTAGCTGAATTCGATCAGGGAGAACAAGGCGTTTGTGTAGGTGTAAAAGATTCTTCCGCAGCATTTCTTCAGTATTTAGACCGCAATAAGATTAAATTGGGTAAAACCATAAGTATCCTCGAAAAAGAACAATTTGATGGTTCTATGCTATTGCAGATAAATAATAAAGAGCTTACGATCTCTAAAGTTGCGGCAAATAATATTTACTTAAAACCGGCCAAAGTTGAGTAA
- a CDS encoding ZIP family metal transporter: MIENIISYLEGIDPVLAALYATLFTWGVTAAGAALVFLFKKMNRMLFDGMLGFTGGVMVAASFWSLLAPGIEMSPGEGFEKTIPAVVGFGLGALFIFGLDKILPHLHVNFNSEEKEGIKTPWHKSVLLVLAITLHNIPEGLAVGVLFGGAAAGFEGASIAGAVALAIGIGLQNFPEGFAVAMPLRGQGFSRWKSFNYGQLSAIVEPVAAVLGAWAVMTFQPILPYALAFAAGAMIFVVVEEVVPESQQSKYTDVSTLGFIGGFMVMMTLDVGLG, from the coding sequence ATGATAGAGAATATTATTAGTTATTTAGAAGGTATAGATCCTGTTTTAGCAGCATTATATGCTACACTTTTTACCTGGGGCGTTACTGCTGCAGGTGCCGCTTTGGTTTTCCTTTTTAAGAAAATGAATCGGATGCTTTTTGATGGGATGCTTGGTTTTACCGGTGGAGTAATGGTGGCAGCGAGTTTTTGGAGTCTGTTAGCGCCTGGTATAGAAATGAGTCCCGGCGAAGGTTTTGAAAAGACGATACCTGCGGTAGTAGGCTTTGGACTTGGCGCATTATTCATTTTTGGCTTGGATAAAATTTTGCCGCACCTACACGTTAATTTTAATAGTGAAGAAAAAGAAGGTATAAAAACTCCCTGGCATAAATCGGTATTGTTGGTTTTAGCGATAACATTACATAATATTCCAGAAGGTTTAGCTGTTGGTGTTTTATTTGGCGGTGCAGCTGCAGGATTCGAAGGGGCTAGTATTGCCGGTGCGGTAGCCCTAGCAATAGGAATTGGATTACAAAACTTCCCAGAAGGTTTTGCGGTAGCCATGCCCTTAAGGGGCCAAGGCTTTAGTAGATGGAAGAGTTTTAATTATGGTCAGCTTTCTGCAATTGTAGAACCTGTGGCGGCTGTTTTAGGGGCATGGGCAGTGATGACTTTTCAGCCAATTTTACCTTATGCCTTAGCTTTTGCTGCGGGAGCGATGATTTTTGTAGTGGTTGAAGAAGTTGTGCCAGAATCTCAACAAAGTAAATATACCGATGTAAGTACTTTAGGCTTTATAGGTGGGTTTATGGTGATGATGACTTTAGATGTAGGGCTTGGGTAA
- a CDS encoding Nramp family divalent metal transporter, with the protein MSKINQNKSLGEVHHSVNTSGKKSPWKRILAFLGPAYLISVGYMDPGNWATDLAGGSQFGYSLLWVLLMSNIMALLLQSLSTRLGVVRGMDLAQASREEYPPFVNFILYIFAEIAIAACDLAEVVGMAIGLQLLFDIPLLWGVSITVFDSFLLLFLLNKGMRKMEAFIVALIAIIGGSFLLEMFLAKPDLPEIASGFIPKIPNSDGLYIAIGIIGATVMPHNLYLHSSLVQTRKIKRTKSGIRQALRYNFIDSAIALNLAFFVNAAILILAASVFFKNGMFEVAEIQDAHQLLEPLLGSSLAPILFALALIAAGQSSTLTGTLAGQIVMEGYLNLRIQPWVRRLITRLLAIVPAFLTIIYFGERATGELLVLSQVVLSLQLGFAIIPLIHFVSDKKTMNGFHIKWPIIIASWIISVIIVLLNAKLVFDELKNWIASSNDATYIWIFVVPIVIATALLLLFISFWPLFKERMAKEWIKNHAPHKDPETIDDISEKNFKHIAIAIDFSASDKKSISAALNLGGKSCKYTLLHTVETPGAVIYGKQIQDYETDKDTEFLKNYKKQLGDLGYIVEINLSFGTPKKAIPQLLNSEGNTCDLLVMGRHGHKMFKDILLGTTVDEVRHRIEIPIFII; encoded by the coding sequence TTGAGTAAAATCAACCAAAATAAATCGCTGGGGGAAGTTCATCATTCTGTAAATACTTCAGGAAAAAAATCGCCATGGAAGCGTATTTTGGCATTTTTAGGTCCGGCATATTTAATTAGTGTTGGTTACATGGATCCCGGCAACTGGGCGACCGATCTTGCTGGTGGTAGCCAATTTGGTTATTCCTTACTTTGGGTGCTTTTAATGTCTAACATAATGGCTTTGCTGTTGCAAAGTTTAAGTACAAGACTTGGCGTGGTTAGAGGTATGGATCTTGCCCAAGCTTCTAGAGAAGAATATCCTCCTTTTGTAAATTTTATACTTTATATTTTTGCTGAAATTGCCATAGCAGCCTGCGATCTGGCTGAAGTTGTAGGGATGGCGATTGGACTGCAGTTATTATTTGATATTCCGTTGCTGTGGGGAGTTTCAATTACAGTATTCGATAGTTTTCTATTGCTTTTTTTACTGAATAAAGGCATGCGAAAAATGGAAGCTTTTATCGTAGCACTTATCGCGATTATTGGTGGATCATTTTTACTGGAAATGTTTTTAGCAAAACCAGATCTTCCTGAAATTGCAAGCGGCTTTATTCCTAAAATACCAAACAGTGATGGTCTTTACATTGCTATCGGCATTATCGGGGCGACAGTAATGCCCCACAATTTGTATTTACATTCTTCGCTGGTACAAACTCGTAAAATTAAAAGAACCAAAAGTGGTATTCGCCAGGCTCTTCGATATAATTTTATCGATTCTGCCATAGCTTTGAATCTTGCTTTTTTTGTAAACGCTGCGATTTTAATTTTAGCAGCTTCGGTATTTTTTAAAAATGGAATGTTTGAAGTTGCCGAAATTCAGGATGCACATCAATTACTAGAACCTCTTTTAGGATCTTCTTTAGCGCCAATTCTTTTTGCGTTAGCACTTATTGCAGCAGGACAAAGTTCTACACTAACAGGAACGCTGGCAGGACAAATTGTAATGGAGGGCTATCTGAATTTAAGAATTCAGCCTTGGGTTAGACGTTTAATTACACGATTACTCGCTATAGTTCCCGCATTTCTAACGATTATTTATTTTGGGGAGCGAGCAACGGGAGAGCTTTTAGTGCTTAGTCAGGTAGTTTTAAGTTTACAACTAGGTTTCGCCATAATTCCTCTTATCCATTTTGTAAGTGATAAAAAGACAATGAATGGTTTTCATATTAAATGGCCAATTATCATTGCTTCCTGGATTATCAGTGTAATCATTGTTTTGCTGAACGCTAAACTTGTTTTTGATGAATTAAAAAACTGGATTGCTTCCTCGAATGATGCTACTTATATCTGGATTTTTGTCGTGCCCATCGTCATAGCTACCGCATTGCTTTTACTATTTATTTCTTTCTGGCCACTTTTTAAAGAGAGAATGGCAAAGGAGTGGATTAAAAATCATGCGCCACATAAGGATCCAGAAACGATCGATGATATTTCAGAAAAAAACTTCAAACATATAGCGATTGCAATAGATTTTTCAGCTTCAGATAAAAAAAGTATTTCCGCAGCTTTGAATCTTGGAGGCAAGTCTTGTAAATATACGCTTTTACATACTGTTGAAACTCCCGGTGCAGTTATCTACGGAAAGCAAATTCAGGACTATGAAACCGATAAGGATACCGAATTTTTGAAAAATTACAAGAAGCAATTAGGAGATTTAGGCTATATCGTTGAAATAAATCTTAGCTTCGGTACGCCTAAAAAAGCTATTCCGCAGTTATTAAATTCTGAAGGGAATACCTGCGATTTATTGGTAATGGGGCGCCATGGTCATAAAATGTTTAAAGATATACTATTGGGAACAACCGTAGATGAAGTAAGACATCGTATAGAAATTCCCATATTTATAATATAA
- the rseP gene encoding RIP metalloprotease RseP encodes MDPFIIKAIQLLLSLSLLIVLHEFGHFIPAKLFKTRVEKFFLFFDVKFALFKKKIGETVYGIGWLPLGGYVKISGMIDESMDKEQMAQPPQDWEFRSKPAWQRLIIMLGGVTVNLVLGFLLFMMILFVWGKNYIGPDEMPEGFAVVDQFKAYGFEDGDRVLQVNGDEFKNSVDINRNLFMRDVKTVTVLHQNGAEETISIPENIGQQMFQEGIMQPFIPIQRPILDSVAPETAAQIAGLKKGDSVISINDQETGYWHEMTKVTKEHKNKEMEIVFERDGEIKSVMATPDEDGILGVTPRRDFEVKTREYGLAESVSAGFNECYWTLHDYAYQFKYVFTKKGATQVGGFGSIGGLFPDAWNWKAFWHTTAWISIILAFMNILPIPALDGGHVMFLLYEIITGRKPNEKFMEYAQMVGFFILIALVLYANGNDIYRAIFDK; translated from the coding sequence ATGGATCCATTTATTATTAAGGCAATACAACTTCTACTTAGCTTGTCATTGCTTATAGTGCTGCATGAGTTTGGACATTTCATACCGGCAAAATTATTTAAAACAAGAGTTGAAAAATTCTTCTTGTTTTTTGATGTAAAGTTTGCCCTTTTTAAGAAGAAAATAGGAGAGACCGTTTACGGTATTGGTTGGTTGCCTTTAGGAGGTTATGTGAAAATCTCTGGGATGATCGACGAGAGTATGGATAAAGAGCAAATGGCTCAACCACCGCAAGATTGGGAGTTTAGAAGTAAGCCAGCCTGGCAACGTTTAATTATCATGCTTGGTGGTGTTACTGTAAACTTAGTGCTAGGTTTCCTTTTGTTTATGATGATTCTATTTGTTTGGGGTAAAAATTATATTGGCCCAGATGAAATGCCTGAAGGTTTTGCAGTTGTAGACCAATTTAAAGCTTACGGTTTTGAAGACGGTGATCGTGTTCTACAAGTGAATGGCGATGAATTTAAGAATAGCGTAGATATTAACCGAAATCTGTTTATGCGTGATGTGAAAACAGTAACGGTACTACATCAAAATGGTGCTGAAGAAACGATCAGTATTCCAGAGAATATTGGTCAGCAGATGTTTCAGGAGGGTATCATGCAACCTTTTATCCCGATACAAAGACCAATTTTAGACAGTGTAGCTCCAGAAACTGCAGCGCAGATCGCGGGGCTTAAAAAAGGAGACAGTGTCATTTCTATCAACGATCAAGAAACGGGATACTGGCACGAAATGACTAAAGTGACCAAAGAGCATAAAAACAAAGAAATGGAAATTGTTTTTGAGCGCGATGGTGAGATTAAAAGTGTAATGGCTACGCCAGATGAGGATGGGATTTTAGGAGTAACCCCAAGAAGAGATTTTGAAGTTAAAACCAGAGAATATGGTCTTGCAGAAAGCGTTTCAGCTGGTTTTAATGAATGTTACTGGACTTTGCATGACTATGCATATCAATTTAAATATGTGTTCACTAAAAAGGGTGCTACGCAGGTTGGTGGTTTTGGTTCGATTGGCGGACTTTTCCCTGATGCTTGGAACTGGAAGGCATTTTGGCATACTACAGCCTGGATTTCTATAATTTTAGCATTTATGAATATTTTACCGATCCCTGCACTAGATGGTGGTCACGTAATGTTCCTACTTTATGAAATTATTACCGGAAGAAAACCTAACGAGAAATTTATGGAATATGCTCAAATGGTAGGATTCTTTATTTTGATTGCTTTGGTATTATACGCTAACGGAAATGATATCTATCGCGCGATATTCGATAAATAA
- the map gene encoding type I methionyl aminopeptidase, with product MSISSEAELEGMKKISEVVATTLKLMREFTKAGISTKEIDDYGGKILEEYGAKSAPYESYGFPGYTCISVNNEAAHGIPSAQKILKEGDLINIDVSAELNGFWADNGGSFIVGQDLNDHQPLVDASKDILQKAINRIRGGVKIADIGHLMETEAKKSGFKVIRDLAGHGVGRSLHEKPENILNYRIKTNKERFRKNTTVAIETFISTKSTETVELNDGWTLVGNKGGFVTQHEHTILVTDKLPVILTAANEIWN from the coding sequence ATGTCTATAAGCTCTGAAGCCGAATTAGAAGGAATGAAGAAGATTAGTGAGGTAGTTGCTACCACACTAAAATTAATGAGAGAATTTACTAAAGCAGGGATTTCTACAAAAGAAATTGATGATTATGGCGGTAAAATTCTGGAAGAATACGGCGCTAAATCTGCTCCTTACGAGTCTTATGGATTTCCTGGATATACGTGCATTAGTGTAAATAATGAAGCAGCACACGGAATCCCTTCAGCACAAAAAATTCTAAAAGAAGGTGATTTAATTAATATCGATGTTTCGGCTGAATTAAATGGATTTTGGGCAGATAACGGTGGTTCTTTTATTGTTGGTCAAGATCTTAATGACCATCAGCCACTTGTAGATGCTTCTAAAGATATCCTACAAAAAGCTATTAATAGAATTCGTGGTGGAGTGAAAATCGCAGATATTGGACATTTAATGGAAACAGAAGCTAAAAAATCGGGATTTAAAGTTATTAGAGATCTAGCCGGCCACGGGGTGGGACGCAGTCTTCATGAAAAACCTGAAAACATTCTTAATTATCGTATTAAAACCAATAAAGAGCGTTTCAGAAAAAATACTACGGTAGCTATCGAAACTTTTATTTCGACAAAATCGACTGAGACCGTAGAACTAAATGATGGTTGGACGCTGGTAGGCAATAAAGGAGGCTTTGTAACACAACACGAACACACCATTTTAGTTACCGATAAACTACCGGTAATTTTAACCGCTGCTAACGAAATTTGGAATTAA
- a CDS encoding SCO family protein, with translation MRKFLSRYKIFIITFGILCVVIMWSIYSLLKPEKKLAIYQPDMVNNELVDTTMQYVRKYHKIADFKLINQNGDTITNKNYNDKIYIADFFFTTCATICPIMTDHMVKIQNRIKDDPEVLLLSHTVMPRTDTVAQLKRYAEEKGVIDEKWNLVTGNKKQIYDLARKSYLAAKSEGDGGKYDMVHTENFVLVDKNRQIRGFYDGTNPEAIEDLMADINILKQEYQD, from the coding sequence ATGCGTAAATTTCTTTCCAGATATAAGATTTTCATTATCACTTTCGGGATACTCTGCGTCGTAATCATGTGGTCTATTTATTCTTTACTGAAGCCCGAAAAGAAATTAGCCATTTATCAACCAGATATGGTGAATAATGAACTTGTAGATACTACGATGCAATACGTTCGCAAGTATCATAAAATCGCCGATTTTAAACTAATCAATCAAAACGGCGATACTATTACCAATAAGAATTACAACGACAAAATCTATATTGCCGATTTCTTTTTTACTACCTGCGCAACGATTTGCCCAATAATGACCGATCATATGGTGAAAATCCAAAACCGAATTAAGGATGATCCTGAGGTTTTATTGCTTTCTCATACGGTGATGCCACGCACAGATACTGTGGCGCAATTAAAACGTTATGCTGAAGAAAAAGGAGTGATTGATGAAAAATGGAATCTTGTTACTGGCAATAAAAAGCAAATCTACGATCTGGCTAGAAAATCATACCTCGCCGCTAAAAGTGAAGGCGATGGTGGTAAATATGATATGGTCCATACCGAAAATTTTGTGTTAGTAGACAAAAACCGACAAATAAGAGGTTTTTACGATGGCACTAATCCTGAAGCTATTGAAGATTTAATGGCAGATATCAACATCCTTAAACAGGAATACCAAGACTGA
- a CDS encoding FeoA family protein: MKVTVAQLNRGERGIIKEFSADNVPLKLLEMGCLPGNEVELVQTAPFKDPMYLNINGSHLAIRKETALQIEIELIK; the protein is encoded by the coding sequence TTGAAGGTTACAGTAGCTCAATTAAATCGAGGCGAACGCGGGATAATCAAAGAATTTTCCGCAGATAATGTACCGTTAAAATTACTCGAAATGGGATGTCTTCCCGGTAACGAGGTCGAGTTGGTACAAACCGCACCCTTCAAAGACCCTATGTACCTTAACATCAACGGAAGTCACTTAGCCATCAGAAAAGAAACTGCTTTACAAATTGAAATAGAGCTTATCAAATGA
- a CDS encoding carbohydrate kinase family protein: MSQQLNAVCFGEILYDIFPNSEKIGGAPLNVASRLRANNIPTAMISSVGADKKGENLLEFLDSRSIDNTLVAKTPDYPTGVVNVTLDNSGSASYTIEHPAAWDKIEISEKMKEAVKASNAFIFGSLACRDAQSRETLLQLLKHAKFRVFDINLRPPHYSKEVIEDLMMQADFIKFNDDELYEIAEMFDSPFHSLEQNLSYMAKITNAKSICVTKGSHGAVLFTEEKLYYNSGYKVKVADTVGSGDSFLASLISKLLKNEAPQKALNYACAMGALVASKEGANPKFSSEEIEVFMFPEVD, translated from the coding sequence ATGTCACAGCAATTAAACGCAGTATGCTTTGGAGAAATATTGTACGATATTTTTCCGAATTCAGAGAAAATTGGAGGCGCACCTTTAAATGTAGCATCTCGGCTTCGCGCTAACAATATACCAACCGCTATGATAAGTAGCGTTGGCGCAGATAAAAAAGGAGAAAACCTACTAGAGTTTTTAGATTCTAGAAGCATCGATAACACTTTAGTTGCTAAAACCCCCGATTATCCTACCGGAGTGGTAAATGTCACTCTCGATAACAGCGGATCTGCCTCTTATACTATCGAGCATCCTGCAGCCTGGGATAAAATCGAGATTTCTGAAAAAATGAAGGAAGCTGTAAAAGCGTCAAATGCTTTTATCTTCGGAAGTTTGGCGTGTCGTGATGCACAGAGTAGAGAAACTTTACTTCAGCTTTTAAAGCATGCGAAATTCCGCGTTTTTGATATTAATTTACGGCCACCCCATTATAGCAAGGAGGTTATTGAAGATTTAATGATGCAGGCAGATTTCATCAAATTTAATGATGATGAATTATATGAAATTGCTGAAATGTTCGATTCACCTTTCCATTCTTTAGAACAAAATCTTAGCTATATGGCGAAGATCACTAATGCCAAATCTATCTGTGTAACTAAAGGCAGCCATGGCGCAGTTCTTTTTACTGAAGAAAAGTTATATTATAATAGCGGTTACAAAGTAAAAGTTGCCGATACCGTAGGATCTGGAGATAGCTTTTTAGCTTCATTAATTTCAAAATTACTGAAGAATGAAGCGCCACAAAAAGCACTGAATTACGCTTGTGCAATGGGCGCTCTGGTTGCTTCAAAAGAAGGTGCCAACCCTAAATTTTCTTCCGAGGAAATTGAAGTATTTATGTTTCCCGAAGTTGATTAA
- a CDS encoding glycoside hydrolase family 32 protein — protein sequence MKIYKPAALLVLLLIVFSCKETGKEKKPEKTTSLASQENEDFRPSFHFSPKEHWMNDPNGMFYLNGTYHLFFQYYPEDNVWGPMHWGHATSKDMVTWEEQEIALYPDEKGYIFSGSAVVDHDNTSGFGDGLNTPIVAMFTYHDPKGEEEKRIDYQSQAIAYSLDEGKTWTKYEANPVIENPKLQDFRDPKITWNEDHKQWLMVLSAKDRAYFYSSKNLKDWKKVSEFGENYAAQDGVWECPDFFKMQVEGTNKTKWVLIQSTNPGGYNGGSGTQYFVGDWDGKNFTPEADLYGKNINHPYWLDFGKDNYAGVTWSNIPKEDGRTLFVGWMSNWLYAQEVPTETWRSAMTIARELRLIEENDDYIITSHPVEELEKYVGETITKWKLTDEDHAIVDHNDLDLTKAQVSFLIPKITKDVHFSLISEGDDQFKFGFKKEENEFYIDRSASGITDFGKEFASTVSTGQRISTSDSLQVRMILDNMSVEIFYDDGKTVMTEIFFPKQPYTSLKINEGVPVIDIEAAEFNFD from the coding sequence ATGAAGATTTATAAACCTGCAGCGCTTCTTGTTTTATTATTAATCGTGTTTTCTTGCAAAGAAACTGGCAAAGAAAAAAAACCGGAGAAAACGACATCTTTAGCTTCACAAGAAAATGAAGATTTTAGACCTTCATTCCATTTCTCTCCAAAAGAACATTGGATGAACGATCCTAACGGGATGTTTTATCTTAATGGAACTTATCATCTTTTCTTTCAATATTATCCAGAAGATAATGTTTGGGGACCAATGCACTGGGGGCACGCTACCAGCAAAGACATGGTTACTTGGGAAGAGCAGGAAATCGCTCTTTATCCAGATGAAAAAGGCTATATATTTAGCGGAAGCGCAGTGGTAGATCACGACAATACTTCCGGCTTTGGAGATGGCTTAAACACGCCAATCGTCGCGATGTTTACATATCACGATCCTAAAGGCGAAGAAGAAAAGCGCATTGATTATCAATCCCAGGCAATTGCTTATAGCTTAGACGAGGGTAAAACATGGACTAAATACGAGGCTAACCCGGTAATCGAAAATCCCAAATTACAGGATTTTAGGGACCCGAAAATAACCTGGAACGAAGATCATAAGCAATGGCTTATGGTGCTTTCGGCAAAAGATCGAGCATATTTTTATTCTTCAAAAAATTTAAAAGATTGGAAAAAAGTATCTGAATTTGGCGAAAATTACGCTGCTCAGGATGGCGTTTGGGAATGCCCAGATTTTTTCAAAATGCAGGTTGAAGGAACTAATAAAACCAAATGGGTACTTATCCAAAGTACAAATCCCGGCGGTTATAATGGCGGATCGGGAACACAATATTTTGTGGGCGATTGGGATGGTAAAAATTTTACCCCCGAAGCCGATTTGTACGGTAAGAATATAAACCATCCCTATTGGCTGGATTTTGGTAAAGATAATTATGCGGGTGTTACCTGGTCTAATATTCCAAAAGAAGATGGCAGAACCTTATTTGTAGGGTGGATGTCTAACTGGCTTTATGCCCAAGAAGTTCCTACAGAGACCTGGAGAAGTGCGATGACTATCGCCAGAGAACTCCGGCTTATTGAAGAAAATGATGATTATATCATTACTTCGCACCCTGTTGAAGAATTAGAAAAGTATGTTGGAGAAACCATTACCAAATGGAAATTAACCGACGAGGATCATGCTATTGTCGATCATAACGACCTGGATCTTACCAAAGCGCAGGTATCATTTTTAATTCCTAAAATTACTAAAGATGTTCATTTCAGTTTGATAAGCGAGGGAGATGACCAATTTAAATTTGGCTTCAAAAAGGAAGAAAATGAGTTTTATATCGATCGCTCAGCGTCTGGGATTACCGACTTCGGAAAAGAATTTGCCTCTACCGTGTCTACCGGACAGCGCATTTCAACTTCAGATTCTTTACAAGTGAGGATGATTTTGGATAATATGAGTGTTGAAATTTTCTATGATGATGGAAAAACAGTAATGACCGAAATCTTTTTTCCGAAGCAACCTTATACAAGTTTAAAAATTAATGAGGGCGTACCGGTAATCGATATTGAAGCTGCTGAATTTAATTTTGACTAA